In a genomic window of Phalacrocorax aristotelis chromosome 8, bGulAri2.1, whole genome shotgun sequence:
- the URI1 gene encoding unconventional prefoldin RPB5 interactor 1 isoform X2, with amino-acid sequence MVVTSCQENIQHWKKVESDYETLQERLRTLPDKLSYDIMVPFGPLAFMPGKLVHTNEVTVLLGDNWFSKCSAKQAVALVEHRKKHVRKTLDDLQKIMKNFESRVEFTEDLQKMSDAAGDFVDIREEIEDDSIETKGKYRTAHKPHSKPKVSNVFEVDFPANGSDTKSMGRFQSEEELWARLEELERQEEILGELDRMPDIVDTNGEDTTSSEEEKEDKRTDLNGTYKAEDCITQGNFHKEVTNSDVFGGQANGSTYYHSDDEDDVDIGDNSVPTIFFSHTVEPKRVRINTGKNTTLKFSEKKEEAKRKRKNSNGNGHATPELPNIKTPADIYRVFVDVVNGEYVPRKSILKSRSRENSVCSDTSENSAAEFDDRRGVQRSISCDEATQSDNSEGILEEEEEEGQQQLPKKLPSSSGTSEAFSGTVIEKEPLSPSLIPHPGIAHPVLPTILERKSEEVSSEASEETRKRISKFKAARMQHTN; translated from the exons GAAGAAGGTGGAGAGTGATTATGAGACTCTTCAGGAGCGACTTCGTACGTTGCCTGATAAACTGTCCTACGATATCATG GTACCTTTTGGTCCTCTTGCTTTCATGCCAGGAAAACTTGTCCACACCAATGAGGTTACTGTTCTGCTTGGGGACAACTGGTTTTCAAAATGCTCAGCAAAGCAGGCTGTCGCGCTGGttgagcacagaaaaaaac atgtaAGGAAAACACTGGATGATTTGCAGAAAATCATGAAGAATTTTGAATCACGAGTTGAATTCACAGAAGATTTGCAGAAAATGAGTGAT GCTGCAGGTGATTTTGTTGACATAAGAGAAGAAATTGAGGATGATAGCATTGAAACAAAAG GAAAATACCGAACTGCTCACAAACCTCATTCAAAGCCAAAAGTATCAAATGTTTTTGAGGTAGATTTTCCAGCAAATGGAAGTGATACAAAATCAATGGGCCGTTTTCAGTCAGAGGAGGAACTATGGGCTCGCTTAGAAGAGCTGGAGAGACAAGAAGAGATACTTGGTGAACTTGACAG gATGCCTGATATAGTTGATACAAATGGAGAAGATACAACCTCCtctgaagaggagaaagaagataaGAGGACAGATCTGAACGGGACATATAAAGCAGAAGACTGTATTACTCAGGGCAACTTCCATAAAGAAGTAACAAATTCAGACGTGTTTGGTGGCCAAGCTAATGGCTCTACTTACTATCACAGTGATGATGAAGATGATGTAGATATTGGAGATAACTCTGTTccaactatttttttctctcacactGTTGAACCTAAAAGG GTAAGaataaacacaggaaaaaatactactttgaaattcagtgaaaagaaagaagaggccAAGCGTAAAAGGAAGAACAGCAATGGCAATGGCCATGCAACTCCTGAACTGCCTAACATCAAAACCCCAGCAGACATTTACCG AGTCTTTGTTGATGTTGTGAATGGAGAATATGTCCCTCGTAAATCAATTTTGAAGTCTCGAAGCAGAGAGAACAGTGTTTGTAGCGATACCAGTGAGAACAGTGCTGCTGAGTTTGATGACAGACGAGGAGTTCAGAGGAGTATTAGCTGTGATGAAGCTACTCAGAGTGACAACAGTGAAGGCAtactggaggaggaagaggaggaggggcagcagcagctaccaaaaaagcttccttcctcttcaggGACAAGCGAG GCATTTTCCGGAACTGTTATAGAAAAGGAGCCTTTGTCTCCCTCCTTAATACCACACCCAGGCATTGCTCACCCAGTCCTGCCCACCATACTGGAGCGAAAATCAGAGGAAGTTTCATCCGAAGCATCGGAAGAAACTAGAAAAAGGATTTCAAAATTCAAAGCTGCCAGAATGCAACACACTAACTAG
- the URI1 gene encoding unconventional prefoldin RPB5 interactor 1 isoform X1, which yields MEAPSGASPLSPALVGRLRQEHRKVVTSCQENIQHWKKVESDYETLQERLRTLPDKLSYDIMVPFGPLAFMPGKLVHTNEVTVLLGDNWFSKCSAKQAVALVEHRKKHVRKTLDDLQKIMKNFESRVEFTEDLQKMSDAAGDFVDIREEIEDDSIETKGKYRTAHKPHSKPKVSNVFEVDFPANGSDTKSMGRFQSEEELWARLEELERQEEILGELDRMPDIVDTNGEDTTSSEEEKEDKRTDLNGTYKAEDCITQGNFHKEVTNSDVFGGQANGSTYYHSDDEDDVDIGDNSVPTIFFSHTVEPKRVRINTGKNTTLKFSEKKEEAKRKRKNSNGNGHATPELPNIKTPADIYRVFVDVVNGEYVPRKSILKSRSRENSVCSDTSENSAAEFDDRRGVQRSISCDEATQSDNSEGILEEEEEEGQQQLPKKLPSSSGTSEAFSGTVIEKEPLSPSLIPHPGIAHPVLPTILERKSEEVSSEASEETRKRISKFKAARMQHTN from the exons GAAGAAGGTGGAGAGTGATTATGAGACTCTTCAGGAGCGACTTCGTACGTTGCCTGATAAACTGTCCTACGATATCATG GTACCTTTTGGTCCTCTTGCTTTCATGCCAGGAAAACTTGTCCACACCAATGAGGTTACTGTTCTGCTTGGGGACAACTGGTTTTCAAAATGCTCAGCAAAGCAGGCTGTCGCGCTGGttgagcacagaaaaaaac atgtaAGGAAAACACTGGATGATTTGCAGAAAATCATGAAGAATTTTGAATCACGAGTTGAATTCACAGAAGATTTGCAGAAAATGAGTGAT GCTGCAGGTGATTTTGTTGACATAAGAGAAGAAATTGAGGATGATAGCATTGAAACAAAAG GAAAATACCGAACTGCTCACAAACCTCATTCAAAGCCAAAAGTATCAAATGTTTTTGAGGTAGATTTTCCAGCAAATGGAAGTGATACAAAATCAATGGGCCGTTTTCAGTCAGAGGAGGAACTATGGGCTCGCTTAGAAGAGCTGGAGAGACAAGAAGAGATACTTGGTGAACTTGACAG gATGCCTGATATAGTTGATACAAATGGAGAAGATACAACCTCCtctgaagaggagaaagaagataaGAGGACAGATCTGAACGGGACATATAAAGCAGAAGACTGTATTACTCAGGGCAACTTCCATAAAGAAGTAACAAATTCAGACGTGTTTGGTGGCCAAGCTAATGGCTCTACTTACTATCACAGTGATGATGAAGATGATGTAGATATTGGAGATAACTCTGTTccaactatttttttctctcacactGTTGAACCTAAAAGG GTAAGaataaacacaggaaaaaatactactttgaaattcagtgaaaagaaagaagaggccAAGCGTAAAAGGAAGAACAGCAATGGCAATGGCCATGCAACTCCTGAACTGCCTAACATCAAAACCCCAGCAGACATTTACCG AGTCTTTGTTGATGTTGTGAATGGAGAATATGTCCCTCGTAAATCAATTTTGAAGTCTCGAAGCAGAGAGAACAGTGTTTGTAGCGATACCAGTGAGAACAGTGCTGCTGAGTTTGATGACAGACGAGGAGTTCAGAGGAGTATTAGCTGTGATGAAGCTACTCAGAGTGACAACAGTGAAGGCAtactggaggaggaagaggaggaggggcagcagcagctaccaaaaaagcttccttcctcttcaggGACAAGCGAG GCATTTTCCGGAACTGTTATAGAAAAGGAGCCTTTGTCTCCCTCCTTAATACCACACCCAGGCATTGCTCACCCAGTCCTGCCCACCATACTGGAGCGAAAATCAGAGGAAGTTTCATCCGAAGCATCGGAAGAAACTAGAAAAAGGATTTCAAAATTCAAAGCTGCCAGAATGCAACACACTAACTAG
- the URI1 gene encoding unconventional prefoldin RPB5 interactor 1 isoform X3 translates to MVPFGPLAFMPGKLVHTNEVTVLLGDNWFSKCSAKQAVALVEHRKKHVRKTLDDLQKIMKNFESRVEFTEDLQKMSDAAGDFVDIREEIEDDSIETKGKYRTAHKPHSKPKVSNVFEVDFPANGSDTKSMGRFQSEEELWARLEELERQEEILGELDRMPDIVDTNGEDTTSSEEEKEDKRTDLNGTYKAEDCITQGNFHKEVTNSDVFGGQANGSTYYHSDDEDDVDIGDNSVPTIFFSHTVEPKRVRINTGKNTTLKFSEKKEEAKRKRKNSNGNGHATPELPNIKTPADIYRVFVDVVNGEYVPRKSILKSRSRENSVCSDTSENSAAEFDDRRGVQRSISCDEATQSDNSEGILEEEEEEGQQQLPKKLPSSSGTSEAFSGTVIEKEPLSPSLIPHPGIAHPVLPTILERKSEEVSSEASEETRKRISKFKAARMQHTN, encoded by the exons ATG GTACCTTTTGGTCCTCTTGCTTTCATGCCAGGAAAACTTGTCCACACCAATGAGGTTACTGTTCTGCTTGGGGACAACTGGTTTTCAAAATGCTCAGCAAAGCAGGCTGTCGCGCTGGttgagcacagaaaaaaac atgtaAGGAAAACACTGGATGATTTGCAGAAAATCATGAAGAATTTTGAATCACGAGTTGAATTCACAGAAGATTTGCAGAAAATGAGTGAT GCTGCAGGTGATTTTGTTGACATAAGAGAAGAAATTGAGGATGATAGCATTGAAACAAAAG GAAAATACCGAACTGCTCACAAACCTCATTCAAAGCCAAAAGTATCAAATGTTTTTGAGGTAGATTTTCCAGCAAATGGAAGTGATACAAAATCAATGGGCCGTTTTCAGTCAGAGGAGGAACTATGGGCTCGCTTAGAAGAGCTGGAGAGACAAGAAGAGATACTTGGTGAACTTGACAG gATGCCTGATATAGTTGATACAAATGGAGAAGATACAACCTCCtctgaagaggagaaagaagataaGAGGACAGATCTGAACGGGACATATAAAGCAGAAGACTGTATTACTCAGGGCAACTTCCATAAAGAAGTAACAAATTCAGACGTGTTTGGTGGCCAAGCTAATGGCTCTACTTACTATCACAGTGATGATGAAGATGATGTAGATATTGGAGATAACTCTGTTccaactatttttttctctcacactGTTGAACCTAAAAGG GTAAGaataaacacaggaaaaaatactactttgaaattcagtgaaaagaaagaagaggccAAGCGTAAAAGGAAGAACAGCAATGGCAATGGCCATGCAACTCCTGAACTGCCTAACATCAAAACCCCAGCAGACATTTACCG AGTCTTTGTTGATGTTGTGAATGGAGAATATGTCCCTCGTAAATCAATTTTGAAGTCTCGAAGCAGAGAGAACAGTGTTTGTAGCGATACCAGTGAGAACAGTGCTGCTGAGTTTGATGACAGACGAGGAGTTCAGAGGAGTATTAGCTGTGATGAAGCTACTCAGAGTGACAACAGTGAAGGCAtactggaggaggaagaggaggaggggcagcagcagctaccaaaaaagcttccttcctcttcaggGACAAGCGAG GCATTTTCCGGAACTGTTATAGAAAAGGAGCCTTTGTCTCCCTCCTTAATACCACACCCAGGCATTGCTCACCCAGTCCTGCCCACCATACTGGAGCGAAAATCAGAGGAAGTTTCATCCGAAGCATCGGAAGAAACTAGAAAAAGGATTTCAAAATTCAAAGCTGCCAGAATGCAACACACTAACTAG